A single Populus alba chromosome 7, ASM523922v2, whole genome shotgun sequence DNA region contains:
- the LOC118032042 gene encoding uncharacterized CRM domain-containing protein At3g25440, chloroplastic isoform X2 yields MTKKRLKLLRKKEKEKRKAANRKDPRSLTVKRKKGQKFANVEERIKTKLERARIKEAKLVERLKRYEVPKIQGPEVKPHELTGEERFFMKKMAQKKSNYVPIGRRGVFGGVILNMHMHWKKHETVKVICNSSCKPGQVQEFAQEIARLSGGIPIQIIGDDTVIFYRGKNYVQPKVMSPVDTLSKKKALEKSKYEQSLETVRHFIAIAEKELELYYRHNALYGDSNNRNPGSILDGPTRKDLEESGKPVKQNNDLSCNSFPPGLSEIKASATYEDLSEAEDDSKVEDLSLSESDSEDDHLSDLDDEESRDSSSAMKTSSSAILGSSSIL; encoded by the exons ATGACAAAGAAGAGATTGAAGTTgctgagaaagaaagagaaggagaagagaaaagcTGCTAATAGAAAGGACCCGCGTTCGCTTACAGTTAAGAGGAAGAAGGGGCAGAAATTTGCCAATGTAGAAGAGAGGATTAAGACCAAACTTGAGAGG GCCAGAATCAAGGAAGCTAAGCTGGTTGAAAGACTCAAGCGGTATGAAGTTCCTAAAATCCAGGGACCTGAAGTCAAACCACATGAACTGACTGGTGAGGAGcgttttttcatgaaaaagatGGCCCAGAAAAAGTCTAATTATGTTCCGATAGGAAGAAGAGGAGTATTTGGAGGTGTCATTCTTAATATGCATATGCATTGGAAGAAACATGAAACTGTAAAGGTCATCTGCAATTCTTCTTGCAAACCTGGCCAAGTACAAGAGTTTGCTCAGGAAATTGCCAGATTGAGTGGTGGGATCCCTATACAAATAATTGGAGATGACACTGTCATATTTTATCGAGGGAAGAACTATGTTCAGCCAAAAGTTATGTCGCCTGTGGATACGTTGTCCAAAAAGAAG GCACTAGAGAAATCAAAATACGAGCAATCGCTCGAGACTGTGAGGCACTTCATTGCCATCGCTGAAAAAGAATTGGAGCTCTACTACAGGCACAATGCACTTTATGGTGATTCAAACAATAGGAATCCCGGGTCTATCTTGGATGGTCCAACACGAAAGGACTTGGAGGAATCTGGGAAACCTGTAAAGCAAAACAATGACTTGTCTTGCAATAGTTTTCCTCCAGGTCTTTCAGAAATAAAAGCAAGTGCCACTTATGAAGATTTGTCTGAAGCTGAAGATGATTCCAAAGTTGAAGACTTATCCCTAAGCGAATCAGATTCTGAAGATGACCACCTATCTGATTTGGATGATGAAGAAAGCAGAGATAGCTCATCCGCAATGAAAACGAGCTCCTCTGCAATTTTGGGTTCATCATCAATACTGTAG
- the LOC118032042 gene encoding uncharacterized protein isoform X1, translating to MAKALFFHSLKRAASSLLKPPSSFLRPIFQAQESILIQSRQRISQNLINRSWGFRNVSHGRVNLVISQGKPKFETHEADPPKKEKWMTKKRLKLLRKKEKEKRKAANRKDPRSLTVKRKKGQKFANVEERIKTKLERARIKEAKLVERLKRYEVPKIQGPEVKPHELTGEERFFMKKMAQKKSNYVPIGRRGVFGGVILNMHMHWKKHETVKVICNSSCKPGQVQEFAQEIARLSGGIPIQIIGDDTVIFYRGKNYVQPKVMSPVDTLSKKKALEKSKYEQSLETVRHFIAIAEKELELYYRHNALYGDSNNRNPGSILDGPTRKDLEESGKPVKQNNDLSCNSFPPGLSEIKASATYEDLSEAEDDSKVEDLSLSESDSEDDHLSDLDDEESRDSSSAMKTSSSAILGSSSIL from the exons ATGGCAAAAGCCTTATTCTTTCATAGCTTAAAAAGAgcagcttcttctcttctcaagCCACCATCTTCATTTCTCAG GCCAATTTTTCAAGCACAGGAATCAATTTTGATTCAATCAAGACAGAGAATTTCACAAAACTTGATAAACCGTTCATGGGGTTTTAGAAATGTGAGTCATGGAAGAGTGAACTTAGTGATATCACAAGGAAAACCCAAGTTTGAAACACATGAGGCTGACcctccaaagaaagagaagtggATGACAAAGAAGAGATTGAAGTTgctgagaaagaaagagaaggagaagagaaaagcTGCTAATAGAAAGGACCCGCGTTCGCTTACAGTTAAGAGGAAGAAGGGGCAGAAATTTGCCAATGTAGAAGAGAGGATTAAGACCAAACTTGAGAGG GCCAGAATCAAGGAAGCTAAGCTGGTTGAAAGACTCAAGCGGTATGAAGTTCCTAAAATCCAGGGACCTGAAGTCAAACCACATGAACTGACTGGTGAGGAGcgttttttcatgaaaaagatGGCCCAGAAAAAGTCTAATTATGTTCCGATAGGAAGAAGAGGAGTATTTGGAGGTGTCATTCTTAATATGCATATGCATTGGAAGAAACATGAAACTGTAAAGGTCATCTGCAATTCTTCTTGCAAACCTGGCCAAGTACAAGAGTTTGCTCAGGAAATTGCCAGATTGAGTGGTGGGATCCCTATACAAATAATTGGAGATGACACTGTCATATTTTATCGAGGGAAGAACTATGTTCAGCCAAAAGTTATGTCGCCTGTGGATACGTTGTCCAAAAAGAAG GCACTAGAGAAATCAAAATACGAGCAATCGCTCGAGACTGTGAGGCACTTCATTGCCATCGCTGAAAAAGAATTGGAGCTCTACTACAGGCACAATGCACTTTATGGTGATTCAAACAATAGGAATCCCGGGTCTATCTTGGATGGTCCAACACGAAAGGACTTGGAGGAATCTGGGAAACCTGTAAAGCAAAACAATGACTTGTCTTGCAATAGTTTTCCTCCAGGTCTTTCAGAAATAAAAGCAAGTGCCACTTATGAAGATTTGTCTGAAGCTGAAGATGATTCCAAAGTTGAAGACTTATCCCTAAGCGAATCAGATTCTGAAGATGACCACCTATCTGATTTGGATGATGAAGAAAGCAGAGATAGCTCATCCGCAATGAAAACGAGCTCCTCTGCAATTTTGGGTTCATCATCAATACTGTAG